Proteins encoded in a region of the Planktothrix sp. FACHB-1365 genome:
- a CDS encoding DUF2214 family protein encodes MWASSITAYFHYLGFMLAFAALTVEAFNLKKEITLDEAKRVAFADAAYGIAATIILITGILRVLYFGKGTDYYLNNPFFYAKMGIFILVSLLSLYPTFTFILWFKDLQNGKAPCLESSKLNRLSWLIKGELVCFTFLPLFAAIMARIS; translated from the coding sequence ATGTGGGCTAGTTCAATTACCGCTTATTTTCATTACTTAGGATTTATGTTAGCGTTTGCGGCACTCACTGTAGAGGCTTTCAACTTAAAAAAAGAAATCACTCTTGATGAAGCGAAACGAGTGGCTTTTGCTGATGCTGCGTATGGAATAGCAGCAACGATAATTCTGATTACAGGAATCTTGAGAGTTTTATACTTTGGGAAAGGAACAGATTATTACCTAAATAATCCATTCTTTTACGCAAAAATGGGAATATTTATCCTCGTTAGTTTATTATCATTGTATCCTACATTTACCTTTATTTTATGGTTTAAAGATTTACAAAATGGTAAAGCTCCTTGCTTAGAATCTTCCAAACTGAATCGACTATCCTGGTTAATTAAAGGAGAATTAGTTTGTTTTACATTTTTACCTTTATTCGCGGCAA
- a CDS encoding rhodanese-like domain-containing protein produces the protein MASISSVKPSLVNLSPLEFTQLSHPPLLIDVRSQLEYVTGHAPNAINLSLPRLLMARIYGLRNWILPQWFRDLSPDQPIAVICLTSHRSPIAGDCLIQLGFTEVFNITGGMVEWQQWKLEIVKDKP, from the coding sequence ATGGCCTCTATATCTTCTGTGAAACCTAGTCTTGTTAATCTATCTCCTCTGGAATTCACTCAGTTATCTCATCCGCCTTTACTGATTGATGTTCGCAGTCAGTTAGAGTATGTCACAGGTCATGCTCCTAATGCCATCAATCTAAGTTTACCTCGACTATTGATGGCAAGAATTTATGGACTTCGTAACTGGATTTTACCTCAATGGTTTCGAGATTTATCCCCTGATCAACCGATTGCTGTTATTTGTTTAACATCTCACCGCAGTCCTATAGCGGGCGATTGTCTAATTCAGTTAGGATTTACAGAGGTATTCAATATTACAGGTGGTATGGTAGAATGGCAACAATGGAAACTAGAAATAGTTAAGGATAAGCCTTAA